One window from the genome of Musa acuminata AAA Group cultivar baxijiao chromosome BXJ1-4, Cavendish_Baxijiao_AAA, whole genome shotgun sequence encodes:
- the LOC103982477 gene encoding lipid phosphate phosphatase delta yields MERGVTYWQALILSSILGWVVASSLFGLTRRVRAMTQPWVTRRVLADTPSILRLQRLHHWSLDNMFSVLSCVVSVPFYTGFLPILFWSGHSKLARQMTLLMAFCDYVGNSIKDLVSAPRPSSPPVRRVTATKDEKENAMEYGLPSSHCLNTVCLSGYLLHYVLIYYPQRDGIVVATMLGLVFLLVMLIGVGRVYLGMHSLIDVMAGVGFGLVILSFWLMVHGYVDEFIISEQNVTSFWASLSFLLFFAYPNPEFPTPSFEYHTAFNGVAFGIVSGIQQTYTLFHHDNVPRVFSHQLPVAVFLGRILIGIPTILIVKFCSKAIAKWLLHILCNTLGIPIVSSCYVPTTLKGSDTKDKPENKQSVYLQKLMVIFPQKAYDVDTGIRFLQYAGLAWSVVDLVPSLFLHLNL; encoded by the exons aTGGAACGGGGCGTGACGTACTGGCAGGCGTTGATCCTCTCTTCGATCTTGGGTTGGGTGGTGGCCTCGTCGCTGTTCGGTCTCACCCGGAGGGTAAGAGCCATGACGCAGCCCTGGGTCACGCGCCGCGTGCTCGCGGATACCCCGTCGATCCTTCGTTTACAG AGGTTGCATCACTGGTCCCTGGACAACATGTTCTCGGTGCTGTCATGTGTTGTGTCAGTGCCCTTTTATACAGGATTTCTTCCTATTCTTTTCTGG AGTGGGCATAGCAAATTGGCCAGACAGATGACCCTGTTGATGGCTTTCTGTGATTATGTCGGGAATTCCATAAAG GATCTGGTATCAGCTCCTAGACCAAGTAGTCCACCTGTGAGAAGAGTGACTGCTACAAAAGATGAGAAGGAGAATGCCATGGAATACGGACTGCCATCTTCGCACTGTCTGAATACTGTATGCTTGTCAGG ATATTTGTTGCACTATGTACTTATATACTATCCCCAAAGAGATGGAATTGTGGTTGCCACTATGTTGGGCCTAGTTTTCTTGCTTGTCATGCTAATTGGTGTCG GCAGGGTGTACTTAGGCATGCATAGCTTGATTGATGTTATGGCTGGAGTTGGCTTTGGGCTTGTCATACTTTCTTTTTGGTTGATGGTCCATGGATACGTCGATGAGTTTATTATCTCTGAGCAGAATG TTACATCCTTCTGGGCAAGCCTGTCTTTTCTATTGTTCTTTGCATATCCTAATCCAGAATTTCCAACTCCAAGCTTTGAGTACCACACGGCCTTCAATGGCGTTGCATTTGGAATA GTTAGCGGAATTCAGCAAACATATACTCTTTTTCACCATGATAATGTTCCGCGTGTTTTCAGCCACCAACTACCAGTTGCAGTCTTCCTAGGACGGATATTGATCGGCATTCCCACGATACTTATTGTGAAGTTCTGCAGCAAAGCTATAGCTAAATGGTTGCTCCATATTCTTTGCAACACTTTGGGTATCCCAATAGTATCATCATGCTATGTCCCAACAACCCTGAAGGGATCGGATACCAAAGACAAACCTGAGAATAAGCAATCAGTTTATCTTCAGAAACTGATGGTTATCTTCCCACAGAAGGCATATGACGTGGATACCGGAATTCGATTTCTCCAGTATGCTGGCCTCGCATGGTCGGTGGTCGACTTGGTTCCATCGCTCTTCTTGCATCTCAATTTGTAG